The genomic region AAAAGTGAAGGTGCTCTTTTACTTTGAGCAGGACCTGATGATGTCAAAATAGAGATGGCATCCATTATTGGGAGAATGACCTTGACAAATAATAGTAAAGAACGAATTGCCAGGCAATGTGCTCAAGCGCTAGTTGAGTTGTTATCTAAGACAGAGGGAAGAACACCAAGCTTGCAAGCATTAAATAACCTGTCAGGGTTGGATGACAATGCAACCATTCTTGTCGATTCTGCTGTACTTCCAGCACTGATAGCTATTCTTTTACAAGACCAAGGTGCTTCAACAGAATGGAAAGAATTAGCAGCATCAACAATTGCAAACATAGTATCAAATCCTGGGCACTGGGAATTAGCTGCAATCGACAAGAAAGGAAATTCAATGCAGTCAGAATCAGTAGTCTTTAGTCTTCTTGGACTTCTTTTTGTTGCATCCCCACAATGTCAAGCGTCTATTCTCCGCATCCTATATGGAATGGCTTCCTCACCACAGGCTGCaggtaaatattttttttgaattaccTCTGTGAAAACAATCATCTTCTTGACAATATGAGACCATTATGTCTTTGCTTATAAAGAAATTTGTGAAGGAATTTGGACTTCATGTACATATATTTGCATTAACAAATATGCTATTTGTTTgccttttttgtttgtttatttattcaaatatgttgGATCTTTCAGAGTCAGTAGCCacacatataaaaaattctGCGGATGGCATCAAAACGATTATACCATTTCTTGAATACCCAGAGGATGAACACAGAATTTATGCTTTTAAGCTTATAAGAGTACTCACAGAAAGGTTTGGTCATGATTTAGCTCTTGAGCTTAAACCTTCTGACAAGCTTTCCCTATTAAAAGAGAAATTACTAGACGACCAGTCAACAGACAGTGAGAAATCTGATGCTGCATGCATACTTGCTAATCTTCCACTCTCAGAAGATGAGGTAAAAACAATCCTGGGGGCAAGCTTTTTTCAATGGACAGTAATGACTCTTAAAAAGCAACAGCGTATCTCTAATGGAAGAACATCCCGACGTACATCAAGCATGGCAGAAGGACTTCTAGGCCTATTACTCCACTTTACAATGAGCCTTGATCAAGAGACTATTGATGTGGTCATGGAGTATCAACTCATGACCATTTTCTGTGAGCAGCTCAGTTTTGCTGCAAAACCTAAAGTGAAAGAGCTGGCTGCTGTTGGATTGAAGAACTTGTCTGAAGCTGGAAGGTTACTTGCACCTGCAGACTCAGAACCATTACCTCCCCAAGGCTGCTGTGCTTCCTTGATGTTCTTGTTTCGGAGGGCTTCTCCAGAACCTTCCACTTGTCCCATACACAATGCTTCATGTGAAAACAATAGTCAGCTGTGCTTACTAAATTCCAATTGCATCAGACCCTTGGTTGACATTCTCCATGATGAGGATATGAATGTTCAAATTGCTGCAATTGAGGCTCTTTCAACTCTTGTGTTAGATACTTCCAATGGTTACAAAAGAGCTGTCGATGAGCTCGAAAAGCATGATGTTATTGCATCTGTCATTGAACTTTTTACAGAACTTCGTCCTGGGTTGCTTCAAGAGAGGGCACTTTGGATCATAGAGAGGGCATTGAGAGTGGATGGCCCTGCCCATAAGTACTCACTCAATCAATCACTGGTTAGGGCTTTGGTAGAAGCCTTTAAGCATGGGAATGCTAACGCAAAGAGGCATGCTCAGGATGCTCTTACCCACCTAAAGCAGCTATCAGGAGTAAGCGGAAAAGCCTCCAGTCAATCTCGGCCAAGGAGGTAGGTAGCAATGGCAAATACCAATTGTTTTTACTTCTTCTGTGTCAATATTGTATAACGCTATGATGCTTCTATTTTGTACAGCATTCACAGATACCAAATTTTGTATTCATTACTGTATGAATTCATCATAGATGTTGTGTATTCATCAGGCAAGAAAATTGATTCATaaattcctttaatcttttccCTGCTCAGCAGCATGATTACATACAGTTTACTCCTGCTTTAGAATTTAGaaattctgaaaaaaaaaagaaaaagaagaaaggttCTCTAAGCTGATAAGCATTCTTTTGAGCACTTGTTGCAATGTCTTTTACCGACAACATGCCCCTCAATTGTAGAAAAACAAGTGACATGCcgaaaaaagaggaaaacaaCTTTGCCCCCAGACAATTCAGCAGGACTTGGTGTTGATggacaggaaaaaaaaattatatgttatttctttattttcactGATCTCAAAACATTTATCCGACATAATTGAGCATGTGAGTTAGCTTAATCTGACTTATAGGGACATACAACAGCGgctttaaaatcattaaagcCGAGTGACTTTCCTAAGTTTTCTACAGTCTGCTTCCTTCACATGCCTGATTTAGTAAATGTCTTGGACACTGAAACCCCATATTCACCGctatgtttaattaattagagcaAAATCGATGCAGCAGattgaaaaaacaaatatatatatatatatatatatatattctttcaGTAGGAAGAGCAGAGTATCCCATTGAGAAAACAAATAGAAAGGAACAGAAACTGTTGTAGCTGGCGACTGACAGCAAACGactttattatattttgatccatataattaatttttctgaAATTTTTTGTCAAGTTTGGGTGGAGGATTTAAACTTCGAATCTATAAAGCATTACATGTTTTTATCAATAAAGATTTGTTGAATGTGTTGATAGTTTTAAACAGTTGTTATATATTGATCCAATTGAAAACCTTTTTCTGTAAGCATTAAATCAAATTCACAGATCATTAGCCCTCTAGGTTAAGTTACATACTTGGCATGCAATCCATATGCTGTTTTTCTCCtcaaatatgattatatttatatacactGTCAtccattatttttattttcacccAAAAAACGTGTGCTCGaaattaaatctttttaaacAATCTAAAATTCTGGGAATTGGATTCTGAGAATGCTGTATATCAATGGATCCACAGTTGCAGGAGAAGATGACTTGCAACATAAACTGTCTAAACTGCCCAAAAAGGACCAGTTAACTGCCAGCACCATTGCAGCAAGCACCACCCGGTGACAGGCTAACATTGGGCTGCCATAGTATATATCCGGCCTCAAAGCAatctatatttattttcatcaaaggTACGTTGTCCCTGCTTTctactattttaatttcataatttataagtttaattaGATAATAAATCTatgtctaaaaataaaaaaaaaatgatgatattaAATTATGTTATTCACGTAACTAACTTTTTTCATCATCtattgtcatttaattttaatttaacatATTCAACAAGTAACCCACTGTTtaccatataaaaaaaaaaggtttttccATTTGAGCATTCAAAGTTCTTTGTCCTAAACCTGACAATTCTATTCAAGTAGCCCCATTTTATGATCAAAAAACGTATTTCCATAGAGCAATCGAAGCTTTTTGTCCTCCACGTACCGACAATCCCATGCAGCCAGCCAAAAAGGGTTTTTGTTATAATCAAACTCTATGATTGTTAAGCATAGTAGGGGGCAAAAAATTTAGGTTTGCACGTTTTCTGGCATTATAATCATAGTGTTTTACGATGGATGATTGTTATAATCAGACTCTTTTGAGTGTTAAGCATAATGGGGATGATATTTATGTTtgcaacttttctttttttgcttgcATTATTGATGTTTTATGATGTTGCATTGTGACCACCCCAGATCTTGATGTTCATACATTTGATTTCAGGATGTCAATAGGCAGCATTTTCGTTACTTTGTTTGAATATTGAGCCCACTACGGTTTTGACATTATGCAAGCCGAGTGCAACATCACCATGATTTTGTACCCATTCAAAcgaaagaaaatttatatcaTGGGGCTATATAAATTGTAGATTAATTAGCATTAAAGCTAACCATTTAAGAAAGAGGATAATGGTTCAGTAATAAAGTTGTGTTAGAATGGatttaacttaaatttaattcatactaagtatttaaaaaaaaatagacaaaATGTCAACTGCGACAAAAACGTGATTGGATTAGATAAGAGAAAATATCACGtaacatattttaaaaaataaaataaaataaatagtatgttttaatcttaaattaaACAGAtagaaagattttaaaaaatttataaacataaacattATAAATCCTATTAGCTTAATTCTTtcgaaaatatataaaaaagataaaattaattcattcggacaaaattagttttttttttcagatatAGACAATTAAATATAACCACAGACCAAAACAAAAATGTTTACAATTTGTTTCTCCTCTAAAATGCAATTCATAAATAGTCGACAAATTGGTCCAGAAAACAAGTGTTTCTACCCCCCACGCCTTTTGCATTCTCAACCGTCAAACTATGAATATTAATAAGCATATTTACGTAACTTATCATGCAGTTTGTACCTCATAATATTTTCCAAATTAATTAGCtgattaattaagaaattaaactacTGATGAAGTAGTATAGAAAATTATGAAGAActctaaataattaaagacAAGAAAGATGTAGAGATGCCCTTTATTAGCTTT from Theobroma cacao cultivar B97-61/B2 chromosome 9, Criollo_cocoa_genome_V2, whole genome shotgun sequence harbors:
- the LOC18590478 gene encoding U-box domain-containing protein 44: MTSPAPPSTAAAAAESIHRSLAELTSSSSDSFDNPRRFTAFVSRLRLLLNHNHFLNPDSLPPALQTALKGIASDLSKATETVSVYRNRSKIFVLINCKSLSSSLQQHSSAIASWLALIESSLSDNLPELRKKTSDLSRDMKQSHFTVTENEERVHRTLQKEGEGRQTSKAVQSAIIMDLARCLGIDSDNHGELNNQVKLLKTDLSNANSVPARRILVSLEKILDNWSIVPGMSTSNVDRDFEEEAHILPFKNFLCPLTKEVMKEPVVLESSQTYERTAIKYWFERCLEDGREPTCPVTGQVLKSLEMKPNIGLAGAIEEWVNRNVEIQVKGAVEQLSKEVEVEVEGVERVLDVVYKISEEHPSNRFRVRNAGVVVMIVTLLRNCSKSIGTVLRGKALAALLSMAKDEESKKIMLEEGITRLAIHSLIGSSEKEREYAVKLLLEFSSDEACCTRIASEKGALVLLSSMAGNLEHPALANLAEGVLTQMEKVEGSVQHLAAAGRFEPLLSRLHEGPDDVKIEMASIIGRMTLTNNSKERIARQCAQALVELLSKTEGRTPSLQALNNLSGLDDNATILVDSAVLPALIAILLQDQGASTEWKELAASTIANIVSNPGHWELAAIDKKGNSMQSESVVFSLLGLLFVASPQCQASILRILYGMASSPQAAESVATHIKNSADGIKTIIPFLEYPEDEHRIYAFKLIRVLTERFGHDLALELKPSDKLSLLKEKLLDDQSTDSEKSDAACILANLPLSEDEVKTILGASFFQWTVMTLKKQQRISNGRTSRRTSSMAEGLLGLLLHFTMSLDQETIDVVMEYQLMTIFCEQLSFAAKPKVKELAAVGLKNLSEAGRLLAPADSEPLPPQGCCASLMFLFRRASPEPSTCPIHNASCENNSQLCLLNSNCIRPLVDILHDEDMNVQIAAIEALSTLVLDTSNGYKRAVDELEKHDVIASVIELFTELRPGLLQERALWIIERALRVDGPAHKYSLNQSLVRALVEAFKHGNANAKRHAQDALTHLKQLSGVSGKASSQSRPRR